AGCCGCCATGGGCCTGAGGCAGGCTGTCGGAATAGGGAACGTAAGGTTTGATATCGACAATTGGGGTTCCGTCGACCAAATCCACACCGCCAAGTTCGATGATGACATCACTACCTTGCTGGCGCACACCGATCAATTCCACCGCTGACATACCGATGCCATTGGGGCGAAAGGTCGCTCGGCTGGCAAATACCCCAATACGCTCGTTGCCGCCGAGGCGGGGAGGGCGGACAGTGGGGCGCCATCCTGCCTCGAGGTTCTGGTCGAACAGGAAGAGTAGCCACAGATGGCTGAACTGCTCCAGCCCGCGAACCGCTTCTAGGGCATTGGCCTCACCTTGCAGGACGATTTCGGAGCGGGCACTCGGAACCAACCCCGGCTGGCGAGGAACGGCAAACTTTTCTTTGTAAGGGGAGCGGACAATGCCGATAGGTTCGATTTGGTATGACATGGCAGTTCAGGTGAGCAATGTGTTATGGGTAATGGCGCAGAACATAGCATTATGGCGGGGGCAAAAAAAGCCCCGGCATGATGGCCGGGGCGGGATTTGCAGAGGTGGGATCAGGAAAGGAGGATATTACCAGCCTTTAACGACGCCACCCTGGAAGATTTCTTTAGCCGCTTCGTACACCACGTCTGACTGGTAAGCCTTGATAAACGTTTGCACGTTTTCAGCGTCAACGTTGTCTTCACGGGCAACAATCAGGTTTACATATGGCGACTCTTTGTCTTCCACGAACACACCATCACGCTCTGGCGTCAGGTTGATGCTGCTCGCGTACGTGGTGTTGATGATCGCTAGCTGAACATCGTCCAGAGAACGAGGGAGCTGGGCTGCTTCCAGTTCAACAATTCTCAGGTTGCTTGGATTTTCCACGATATCCAATACGGTCGCGGTTAGGCCAATGC
This Photobacterium gaetbulicola Gung47 DNA region includes the following protein-coding sequences:
- a CDS encoding hypothetical protein (COG1720) — translated: MSYQIEPIGIVRSPYKEKFAVPRQPGLVPSARSEIVLQGEANALEAVRGLEQFSHLWLLFLFDQNLEAGWRPTVRPPRLGGNERIGVFASRATFRPNGIGMSAVELIGVRQQGSDVIIELGGVDLVDGTPIVDIKPYVPYSDSLPQAHGGFADREPATLPVVFSEQAESQFQGKQLARQRAVITEVLAQDPRPAYKKGKADTKEYAVHLFDYNVKFTVINGVVTVTALDKPIVK